In a genomic window of Saccharothrix sp. HUAS TT1:
- the nuoK gene encoding NADH-quinone oxidoreductase subunit NuoK yields MTPTYYLLLSALLFSLGAVGVLVRRNAIVVFMCVELMLNAVNLSLVTFARINGGLDGQVMAFFVMVVAAAEVVVGLTIIMAIFKTRRSASVDDSNLLKY; encoded by the coding sequence GTGACACCCACGTACTACCTGCTGCTGTCCGCGCTGCTGTTCAGCCTCGGCGCGGTCGGTGTCCTGGTGCGGCGCAACGCCATCGTGGTGTTCATGTGCGTGGAGCTGATGCTCAACGCGGTGAACCTCAGCCTGGTCACGTTCGCCCGGATCAACGGCGGGCTGGACGGCCAGGTGATGGCGTTCTTCGTGATGGTCGTCGCCGCGGCCGAGGTCGTGGTCGGTCTGACGATCATCATGGCGATCTTCAAGACGCGTCGCTCGGCCTCGGTCGACGATTCCAACCTGCTGAAGTACTGA
- a CDS encoding NADH-quinone oxidoreductase subunit J: MTTLSLLAQQPEEVQRAVDTITTGEAVAFWVLGPLALAGALGMLFARNAVHSALWLVLTMLSLGVLYMVQQAPFLGFVQIIVYTGAIMMLFLFVLMLVGRDSSDSVVEVLRGQRLAAAVIGVGFAGLVVASVARALTDVQPVGLVEENTQNGGNVANIGEALFTDYLFPFELTSALLITAAVGAMVLAFTSRTGQDAKKTQRQLVEERFRGDRPGSLPGPGVFATANSVATPALLPDGSVAAESLSELIETTARETLEDDVAEVSGAGHQPDAHALKGESS; this comes from the coding sequence ATGACGACGCTTTCCCTCCTGGCGCAGCAGCCGGAAGAGGTCCAGCGCGCGGTCGACACGATCACCACCGGTGAGGCCGTCGCGTTCTGGGTCCTCGGCCCGCTCGCCCTCGCCGGCGCGCTGGGCATGCTCTTCGCGCGCAACGCCGTGCACTCCGCGCTGTGGCTGGTGCTCACCATGCTCAGCCTCGGCGTGCTGTACATGGTCCAGCAGGCGCCGTTCCTCGGCTTCGTGCAGATCATCGTCTACACCGGCGCGATCATGATGCTGTTCCTGTTCGTGCTGATGCTGGTCGGCCGGGACAGCTCGGACTCGGTGGTCGAGGTGCTGCGCGGCCAGCGGCTCGCCGCGGCGGTCATCGGCGTCGGCTTCGCGGGCCTCGTGGTCGCCTCGGTCGCCCGCGCGCTGACCGACGTGCAGCCGGTCGGCCTGGTCGAGGAGAACACGCAGAACGGCGGCAACGTCGCCAACATCGGCGAGGCGCTGTTCACCGACTACCTGTTCCCGTTCGAGCTGACGTCGGCGCTGCTGATCACCGCGGCGGTCGGCGCGATGGTGCTCGCGTTCACCTCGCGCACCGGCCAGGACGCCAAGAAGACCCAGCGCCAGCTGGTCGAGGAGCGCTTCCGCGGCGACCGCCCCGGCTCGCTGCCCGGCCCCGGCGTCTTCGCCACCGCCAACTCGGTGGCCACGCCCGCGCTGCTGCCGGACGGCTCGGTCGCCGCCGAGTCGCTGTCCGAGCTGATCGAGACGACCGCCAGGGAAACTCTCGAGGACGACGTCGCGGAGGTGTCCGGCGCCGGGCACCAGCCCGACGCGCACGCGCTCAAGGGAGAGTCGTCGTGA